TGTCATAGCCAGTGCATTTATTGTAGATATAAAAGTTGGTATTGCTACTTGGATAGCTGTAATGTTGCATGAGTTTCCTCAAGAGCTTGGGGATTTTGGGGTACTTATTCATGGTGGTTGGAGTAAAATAAAAGCTTTAATTTTTAATTTCACATCATCTTTTACAGTTATAATTGGTGCTATGTTTGTATATTTTACTTCTAGTAGTTTGAGCCTTGTGTTTCTGTTGCCATTTGCATCTGGAAGTTTTATCTATATTGCTGCGTCAGATCTTATCCCAGAGATAAAGCTTCATCCTGATAAAAAAAATAGTATTTTTTATTTTTTATTTTTTGTATTGGGTATATCTTTTACATTAATTATAAAACTTATAGATTTTTAATTTTGTGATATAATTAAATAACATATTACATTCTGTCTACATGTAGTCAGAAGTAAACATAATTAATAATATTAATAATTCCCCAAAACGGGACAAATAAAAATTATGAGAAAACAAACTGTAAAAAAACAAACAGTATCAGAATCAAGAACATATCTAAAGCCATGGATGCTTATAGTTTCAGTTCTTGTAGTAGCAGTACTTGTCGGTGCTGTTATATATTCTGGTCAACAAAGTATTGTAAAGGATAAGGATGAAAATTTGAAAAAATCTGAATCTAGAATAAAAGATTTATCATCACAGTTAACACAAATGGAAGAATATATAAGAACAAACATGGTACAAAAAGAAGAAGAAAAAAAACCAGAGAATATAGTTTATACAAATAGTAAAAGTGGATTTTCTATGGAATTTCCTAAAACATGGGGAAATTATATAGCAAAAGATAGACAATTGAAATTTGGTGTGATTGGTTCTACTGATTCAGTTGATTTTTATTTTGATGAAAATAGTCCTGTTTTTAATATAGCTATGATTGACAAAAGTATATGGGATTCTGTAAAAGATTTATCTTATTATACACCAACAAAGATTCAAGAAAATGATAAATATGTAGTTGCCTATTCTATACCAAAGGGAGTAGATGAAGATTTTATAGCCTCAAAACAAGAAGATATAAATATAATTTTAAATAGTTTTACAATTTTAGAACCTAGTAATATAGATACAGATGGTGTAAATCAGCCTGTTTCTAATATTACACCCTCTAATCCAGAACCTGTATTAGAATAAAAATTTATGAAAGTTCTAAAAATAGGCGCAGATTGGTGTGCAGAATGTTTGGTGATGAAACCTCGTTGGAAAGAAATAGAGGAAGAGTTTAATTTTTTAGAAACAGAATATTTTGATTATGATAAAAATAAAGATATAAGAGAAAAATATAATATTAAGCATGTTCCTAGTTTTATATTTTTGGATAAAGATGTTAATGAATTTTTGAGAAAAGAAGGTATAGTAGAGAAAAGTGAACTTATAAAAATAATAGTAGAAAATAAAGATAAATAATAAAATGAGTGTTGTAAAAAATAAAACATTTAAATTTATTTTGTTGGTAGTTTTTTTTGTACTGATACCATTTTTTTCTTTACATGCAAAAGAAATTGAGATAAATTTTTTGTTTAGTCCTACATGTCATTTTTGTGCTAATGAAAAACCATTTTTATATTCTTTGGAAAATAATAATAAAGATATTATTGTAAACAGTTATGATATAACTGATTTAAAAAATGAAAATTTGGTAAAAAATTTATATTTAGAATACAAAGTTCCTTATAATGATTATGGATCCGTACCTATGACATTTATAAAGGATAAATATTTTGTAGGTTACAATGAAAAAATAGGAGAAAGTATAAAAAATTATATAAACGATTTAAATAATGAGGTAGATCATGATGTTGGCGTTGGAGATAATAAAAAAATAGAAATAGAGCGAATTGAAAATTTTAGAAATTTTAAAATTCCTTTTTTTGGAGATATTGATGTAAATAATTTTTCTCCTATGATGCTTAGTATTACAGTAGGTGCTTTGGACGGATTCAATGCTTGTGCTATGGTTGCTCTCGGTTTTCTTCTTACAGTTTTAGTGGGAACCGGTAGTAGAAAAAAAGTATTTATTATAGGATCTGTATTTATATTAATATCAGGTCTAATGTATTTTCTTTTTATAACAGCCTGGCTTAATCTTTTTATTTTTGTTGGATATATAAAAATTGTAAATATTATAGTTTCTCTTTTTATAATAATTTTCTCAGTTTTTGTTTTGAAAGATTATTGGACAGGAGTTGTGTGTAAGATGTGTGATGTATCAGAAGGAAAGAAAGAAAATATTTTTACAAAATTACAAAAAAAATTATTTGTAAGTATAACAAGAATATCTAATTCGGAAATGTCTCTTTTTGCTATGATTTTAGTGGTATCTGTTGTTGCTATTGGGGTAAATTTGGTTGAGCTTGTTTGTTCTTTGGGTTTTCCTATGGCTTATACAAAAATATTAACCTCCTACAATCTTTCCAAATTTTCTTATTATTTTCATATTTTTATCTATGTTTTGTTCTACATGATAGATGATTTTATAATTTTTTGTTTGGCTATTTTTACATTAAAAATAACAAATATTTCACAGAAATATTTAAAATTTGTAAAATTAATAAGTGGATTAGTGCTTTTTGTATTAGGAATTATAATGCTTATAAAAAATTAATTTATGTCTAAAAAAAATATTCAAAAGTTCTTGTTGTTAGGGATAATTTTTTTATTTCCATTTTTTGTATTCGCTCAAGAAACAGTAAACCCTTACAAAAATTTATCGGAGGATGTAAATAATAATGTTGATAGTGTTTTATTTAAGGCGGTAGTTATAGAAATATTGGAAGAAAAAAAAATAGAAGATGTAAATGGAAATATTATAGAACAACAAAATTTAAAATTAAAAGGTTTGAATAATGGATATGAAAATAAGGAAGTTGTATATAATGGAATAAGTGATATGCAAGTTTACTCGGTTCAAAAATTTAAGCTTGGCGACAGGCTTATTGTGAGTGCAGATACAAATACAGATGGAGAAATTGTCTATTATGTTATAGATTATATAAGAAACAATTCTATATATTTATTATTTTTTATATTTGTTTTTTGTATTTTGATAATAAATAGATTAAAAGGTTTTAGGGCTATAGTAAGTTTGTTTATAACATTTTTTGTTATATTAAAATTTATATTGCCACAAATATTAAATGGCGTTAATCCTATAATAATATCTATTCTCGGGGGATTTTTTATCTTATTAATGATAATATATGTAACAGAAGGTATAAATAGAAAAAGTCATCTAGCAATTTTAGGAATATTTATAAGTATGATTATTACAGGTATATTTGCCTTGATATTTTCAAATCTTTTGAGGCTTACTGGTATCTCGGAGGAAGGAGTTTTTCTTATTGATGCTATGAAGAAATCAATAGATTTCAAGGGCTTGCTTTTTGCTGGTACCATAATAGGAGCTTTGGGAGTATTGGATGATATGGTTGTAAGTCAGATATCAGCTGTTGAAGAGATAAAAAAAACAAATTCAAATTTATCTAATTATGAAGTTTTTAAAAGGGCATATAAGATTGGCGTATCTCATGTTGGTTCTATGACAAATACTTTATTTTTGGCTTATGCAGGATCTTCTCTTACTGTACTTTTGTTGTTTTATGTTGGTACAAAAGGATCTATGTTGGATGTTTTAAGTAGTGATTTGGTTGTTGTTGAAATATTTAGAAGTTTAATAGGTGGTATAGGACTTGCATTGTCTATGCCTATTAGTACTTTTTTAGGAGCTTATTATTTAAAAATTAAAAAATCCAGTTATACTGGATAAACAATTTTATGCACAAACACAAAGATCAAAGAGTTGGAGTTTTTGTTGATGTACAAAATATGTATTACTCTTCAAAAAATCTTTATGGAAAATTTGTAAATTTTAGAGCTATATTAGAACAAGCTGTTTATGATAGAAAACTAATTAGATCAACTGCTTATGTTATAGAATCTGGTATTCCAGATCAAAATAGTTTTTTCAAAGCTTTAGAAGAACAAGGATTCAATATAAACTCAAAGCCTTTGCAAATTTTTGCAGGTGGAAATAAAAAAGGGGATTGGGATGTTGGTATTACAGTAGATGCAATAAAAATG
This region of Patescibacteria group bacterium genomic DNA includes:
- a CDS encoding ZIP family metal transporter — encoded protein: MSTFYLILFSTLCVSMISLSGVLVLFFKENILRKIILFLVAFSAGALMGGALFHLLPEAIEIMDNSFMVYVWIMIGFSTFFFLEQFIHWHHCHKLPSEHKEPFTYLVLISDSVHNFIDGTVIASAFIVDIKVGIATWIAVMLHEFPQELGDFGVLIHGGWSKIKALIFNFTSSFTVIIGAMFVYFTSSSLSLVFLLPFASGSFIYIAASDLIPEIKLHPDKKNSIFYFLFFVLGISFTLIIKLIDF
- a CDS encoding thioredoxin family protein is translated as MKVLKIGADWCAECLVMKPRWKEIEEEFNFLETEYFDYDKNKDIREKYNIKHVPSFIFLDKDVNEFLRKEGIVEKSELIKIIVENKDK
- a CDS encoding YibE/F family protein, which gives rise to MSKKNIQKFLLLGIIFLFPFFVFAQETVNPYKNLSEDVNNNVDSVLFKAVVIEILEEKKIEDVNGNIIEQQNLKLKGLNNGYENKEVVYNGISDMQVYSVQKFKLGDRLIVSADTNTDGEIVYYVIDYIRNNSIYLLFFIFVFCILIINRLKGFRAIVSLFITFFVILKFILPQILNGVNPIIISILGGFFILLMIIYVTEGINRKSHLAILGIFISMIITGIFALIFSNLLRLTGISEEGVFLIDAMKKSIDFKGLLFAGTIIGALGVLDDMVVSQISAVEEIKKTNSNLSNYEVFKRAYKIGVSHVGSMTNTLFLAYAGSSLTVLLLFYVGTKGSMLDVLSSDLVVVEIFRSLIGGIGLALSMPISTFLGAYYLKIKKSSYTG
- a CDS encoding NYN domain-containing protein, with product MHKHKDQRVGVFVDVQNMYYSSKNLYGKFVNFRAILEQAVYDRKLIRSTAYVIESGIPDQNSFFKALEEQGFNINSKPLQIFAGGNKKGDWDVGITVDAIKMSLQLDVVILVTGDGDFVPLVDYLQYHGVLVEVIAFEETTSARLIEKADDFFNISSDTKKFLISGTKITRRKK